TATCAATTTCAAATAATTTTATAGTTATAGATAATATATTTTATCATATGTTTAAATTTATAATTTCTTATGCATTACAAATAAATGTAGTACTATTTATCTTAAACTTAATACCAATACCAGGTTTTGATGGATTCCATGTACTAAGTGATTTATTTCCAGACTTATTTAGGAAATTACCTAGCAGTATAGAAAGCTATGGAACAATAATATTCATAATATGTCTTCTTCCAATACTACCAGGAAGGGAATCTATATTTACCTATATAGTTCATATACCAAGCGACTATATTTGTGATTTTATATATACCATATTTAGAATATCCTAATATTAAGAAAAATATAATATAATTATACAAAAGTGATTTTTTATACTATATAAAAAGTCGCTTTTTTTATATAATAGATTTATAAATTATAAGGGGTTGATAATTTTGGATATAGTTAAATTGAAAAACATAAATAAGCGTTTTGGAAATACCAGTGCCTTAGATAATATAAGTCTAGAAGTTAAAGAAGGGGAGATTTATGGGCTTCTTGGTCCTAATGGGGCAGGAAAAAGTACTTTAATAAATATACTTTCGTCTCTTGTGAGAAAGAGCCATGGAGATATAGAAATTTTTAATAAGAACTTAGAAAAAAATCTAAGTTATATTAAAACTAACATAGGAATTGTTCCACAAGATATAGCTATATATGAAGATTTAACTGCATATGAAAATGTAAAATTCTTTGGGAGTCTTTATGGTCTAAGTGGAGATAAATTAAAAGAAAATGTAGAATATGCTTTAAGATTTGTTGGTTTAGACCATAAGAAGAAAGAATACCCACATACATTTTCAGGAGGAATGAAGAGAAGGCTTAATATAGCTTGTGCTATAGTACACAAACCTAAACTTATAATAATGGATGAACCTACTGTAGGTATAGACCCTCAGTCAAGAAGTCATATATTAGATTCTGTAAAAAAGCTTAATAAAATGGGTTCTACAATTATATATACTACCCATTATATGGAGGAAGTCGAGCATATATGTACTAGAATCGGAATAATAGATAAGGGTAATTTAATAGCAGAAGGCACTTCAGAAGATCTAAAAAAACTTATCGTCAATAGAGAATGCTTAACTCTTAAAATATCAAATCTAGAAACTTTCAACGTAGATAAACTAAAAGGAATAGGAAACATAATAGAAGTTGAAATTAAAGAAAATAATTTAATTGTATATAGTACTAAGGATAGTAATAATTTAAATAACATAATATCACATCTCTTTAAAGAAAAACACAGTATACAATATATTAGAAGTGAAAAACCCGACCTTGAAAAAGTGTTCCTAACCTTAACTGGAAGAAAATTAAGGGATTAAGGAGAAAATTATGAAAATAATAAGTCTTATAGTAAAAGAATTTAAACATAACATAAGAAATAAAATGGAAATGATAATAATGATACTAACTCCTATCCTATGCATTTTAATACTTGGTGCTGCTTTTGGTGGAACAGGTAATAAAATAAATTTTAAAGATAAAGAAATAGCTTATTATATAGAAAAAGAAGATACATTTTCACGAGACCACTGAAAAACTTATAGTTTTTCGGGGGTTTACTTTTTACATAATTTAAAAGACTCAAGTTTATACCATTTTGTGGTATGAGCTTGAGTCTTTTTGTATTATTAAACCCTAATCGGGTATATTTACTGATTGCTTAGAGTCAATATTCTCTTCAAGTTTACAGCAAAAATGGTCAATGCACCTTGCATTTGCATGCCAACAAGACCTGCGGCTGACGCAACATCATACCCATGTCTATGTTTCATTTCACTATTTTTAGCTTCAATTTTATATCTCTCTTTTGATTTTTCTTTAAAAAAATCAGTTTCTTGAAATTCAATATGTTTTTGATGCGTATTCGTTTTGATTGAAACTGAGTATGATTTAGTTTTAGCACCTTCTTTATAGCACCCTTGTTTTAAAGGGCAACACTGACACTTTTTAACATCAAAAAAATAAGAAATTACTGTACCTAGTCCATCTTTGGCATGTTTTTTAGGTCTAGTACTAGTTTTCTTAGTACTCATATGGCCAGCTTCACACGCATACATATCTGCATCTTTATTATATTCAAACTTCGTTTTAGTTTGTCTTTTGTTACCATGAGATACTGATTTACTAAGCTTTGCAATTAGATTTTTTTCACTTTCATTTACATATTCTATATTTTCTTTTTCTGAATAAGCTGCATCTCCAATAATATTTTCTATGTTTAAGCCAGAGGCTTCGCTCTTTTCAATAAGTGATTTTAGTTGTTTTCCATCGTGTTTTTCTCCCGAAGTAACTACAGCAGCAGTAATAATACGTTCCTTAGTCATTGCAATATGAGTTTTATACCCAAAGAAAGATGTATCAGC
The nucleotide sequence above comes from Hathewaya histolytica. Encoded proteins:
- a CDS encoding site-2 protease family protein; this translates as MQMQELLLKIISIPGILMAFTIHEFAHAITAYKLGDDTPKYEGRLNLNPFTHIDIMGFLAMMIFGFGWARPVNTNPSAYKNYRMDDLKVSIAGPLANLLGAMICAIILSISNNFIVIDNIFYHMFKFIISYALQINVVLFILNLIPIPGFDGFHVLSDLFPDLFRKLPSSIESYGTIIFIICLLPILPGRESIFTYIVHIPSDYICDFIYTIFRIS
- a CDS encoding ABC transporter ATP-binding protein — encoded protein: MDIVKLKNINKRFGNTSALDNISLEVKEGEIYGLLGPNGAGKSTLINILSSLVRKSHGDIEIFNKNLEKNLSYIKTNIGIVPQDIAIYEDLTAYENVKFFGSLYGLSGDKLKENVEYALRFVGLDHKKKEYPHTFSGGMKRRLNIACAIVHKPKLIIMDEPTVGIDPQSRSHILDSVKKLNKMGSTIIYTTHYMEEVEHICTRIGIIDKGNLIAEGTSEDLKKLIVNRECLTLKISNLETFNVDKLKGIGNIIEVEIKENNLIVYSTKDSNNLNNIISHLFKEKHSIQYIRSEKPDLEKVFLTLTGRKLRD